The Anopheles maculipalpis chromosome 3RL, idAnoMacuDA_375_x, whole genome shotgun sequence genomic sequence GATAACAACTAATGGccaaaaacagataaaaaagaaataaatgctGACATGTAAATCTCTCTGACTTGTGTGTACATGTTCGGGTGACTAATGGAGTTGGGGTCAAATATTTCCAAGATATAGCCCTACGGCTAAATTCTGGTATGCCTCTGTCCCTATGCGATGGAACTAACTAATTATTAGTAAGACTTTAGAATAATTTGAAGGTTCCAAACTCTAAACTCTGGTCCCATTACTAATGAGGTGGATTGGATGAAGGAGTCACCAAAGATGACTGCCGACTCATCCCATCGTTAAACATGCTACCATTTGAACTCTTTCTTAAGTCAGTCATCGAGTTTCGAAAATCACTCAGGGCCAGCAGACatcgttttcgattttttagaatttctgTACCAATGTCCGATCGACAAATACTTTCTATAGCATGTTCGGAGATGACACATGTAAGTGCTGAgcctcctctgtccatgtGCGGTGCctaaaaagatttaaaaaaataatccggTTTCCTGCCTATTTCTGACCATGGCGGCTGATCGTCATTCAAAGCTTGCCTCGACTCCATTTCTCATTGATGTTCCTCAAATTTTCTTGACCTCTGTCCTACAAAATGTTCCACCAAATCATTCTACCATACTCTTCCACCTATCCTTTATAACTATTTCTTCAATTCTATCCAGCTTCCTCTTGTTCACGCCATTCGCGACCTCAGTGTAAGGCTCGACTCGCAAGCTTCTGTTTACCGACCACTTATTATCTAAAGTCTACAAAAAGCTATGTCTTATCCGTACATTCACCTCTATGTTTAAAATCTTTGTACCGTTGTCTTTATATGTAGCTCTCTTGAAGCCCCTCTACCGTGACCTGGACTGCCTGAACTTGAACAGATACAGCGTTGCTACATAAGGATCGTTTTCAGACGCTTCCTGGGTCGGCATAACTCTCCGTCAAATGCTTGGTTTCGAATTGCTAGAAAGTAGATGGGAGCAGTGCCCAGATTACTTTTTATTGGTGTATTGTTCCTCGGTGTTACCAATATCCCTTTCCTCCTCTCACGCCTTTTTTATGCTACGTTCCGCTCACTCCGACATCTTACTTACCAGAAGCACTGGTCATGACTTCTATGACACGTATCTTGTTTGTCTTCGTCTTTTCAACCACTTCTTTCAGTTCCTTACACGCCATCCACTCTCCTTTTCTTTAACCTTTTCTCATCCTTTGACCAGAGGATTCTACTACAGTTCTGTAGTGCTTCTGAGGACTACAAATTTGATTAGCTTTTAAGGTAGAAAAATAGAATGTAATAAAGATAAATACTTGCTTTACATTCAGATAAGTAGTAAAGCCTAAGCAGCTAAGCCTACATGTAagtttaaattcaaatacaaTACTCACCTTCATCCGTTTACCACACCTTGAGGTTACAGATTGCTCCATACAGGTCTTCCAAATCCAAACGCTTTCTTTCATTACTCTTTTGACTGTTTCGTTATGCATACTTTTTCCAGCACACTTTTGtacgttttccatttttaaactttttttgcttcatattttattgtgttttttcttccttaaccACATTACAGTGTGTTTGCTATCTTATTGGTTTTGCAATTGCCTAAAGAgaatacatttaaaataatgataaagTTAGTGCACCCGTTGTGCGCCACTATTGTTTAAGGTTGTAGGTGTAAAtccattgtttgttgttgcttaaaCATTGTCATCGTACCTGTAGGTACTTTAGGTTTTTAACTCCTCTCCGCTGCGCGGTACTGTCAACGAACGTttaaaaagtttgaaaatggTGAAGAAGTTTATGAAACTGTTGGCAAAGACAAAACGGGGAGGATATGATGCCGCAAGCCAACTCGTTAGCCTTGTTTTGCGTCATCGCATTCACAACTCGGGGTAGGGTTTGCTTTCCCTAAAGgtgatttaaattattttcttctttaagtAGGTGTGTAATAAGTATTTATATAGtgttttcatttaatattCGCCCTTCGCCATAGATCCTTTcccaacgaaaaaataaaaaaaagaagaaaaaaaccagctCGCTGCTTTTATTGGAAAATGGTGCGTGGAAAGGGAAACATTGTTTTTGGAGactttaaatcaatttataGAAAATATGACACTTTAACGGAGTGGAAATGGAAGGTAAAAAAGTGAATCTTTCATCCGCTCTTTCTCACACGTTTTATCTCCAAGGTTTTGCATGCCAGAATTAAATGTCATTAAAGAGAATTAATTCTAACCTATAAAACCCTCCCCGATAATCCTCCATCATTTCGAGGCTTGGGAATCAACAACAACTGAGCACTGATAAACTGGTCTTATCATGACTCCGAACTCCGAATTGAGTCATCACCACGCTCCTCTAACCCCTCACGTTCGGTGCCGCAATTACACTTTCaatagcaaacaacaaaaaagggaataatttttatgtgtaATGCTTATCAAAAGTGTGTTTGCGCTTCCGTCCTATAAATTAATTCTCTCGTAGAGATATTTTATTAGGTAATGATATTTAAAGGATGCAATAACTCTCTTCCCCATTTTATCCATTTTCAAACGAGATCAATTATGTGCTTTTAATTGTAAAAAAGGACGGAAGACGCCAGCACCTACATATTATGCATCTTTGCATACAACAtaccacgtgtgtgtgtgtttatctCTGTGTGTCTGTTGTTTATCGATGTCCTATACGTCCACTTGGCTGGCTTGGTATTATGTCCCCCCGTGGTCTAAAAGCTACTTATCACATTTCGTGTAGTTTTGTACTTCagcttgtgtgtgttggttgtaTGACGATCACGAAGACGTTTGTTATTTTGGGATCTTTTCCCTTTATCTTTTCTCTTTGATTAGATAGATAAGATAGGACACCGATGTATACAGCACAAACagtacagacacacacatacacacacaatggTTGGGTGCATCGCTTTGGGGGTGATGTTTGTCTTCCAGTGCAGTGTTGGGAACAGTGTGTATGATCTCCATTTATAGAACGAGCGATTATATTCTTTATCcacgttttcttttgttaagTCCAAGGGACAGTTGCTTAGAAGATTGAGATGCTAAAATGGATCGCAACGAATCAAGGAAGGAgctgtggggggggggggggagcgcGAAGGCGAGATAAAACTTACGAGACTAATATCACAAAATTGGTACAGTCAGTGAAATAGTTCTCACGTGCGGTTCCCACCATCGGAACACAGGATCGATCGCGATGGTGGACGGGAAGTATGATGATACTAGAAGGTGATCgaattccttcttcttctaatAACCCTGCTTTCTCGGATTTCTTGTCTGCATCCGTCTGTCTGCCCCACCAGTATGCGTGTGGATGGAATGCATCTTCTCTGAGTGGATGTGCAGCAAACAGAGGATATCCCGAGTTTATGTGGGTAATCTAAATATCTGTCCCGTCccgtcggttttttttttataccacCGGGAACACCGCCCTATCCCTCTCAGTGTACCTACTCACTGTCCACCGTTTGCGGACGAGGCTTTGTTGTGATGGTAGTGTggatgtatttgttttttgatacAGATTTTCCTTAACCCTTGCCTGGaattggaagaagaaaatccgCACGCGCGTCGTCCGCAAACAGGAAACAGCGGCAATCTCACCAACTGGAAGACCACACAGCCGTTCCGGGTTCCCGGTACTCAAACCGGCCTGCCCATAGACTGGAGGTCTCGGAGGAAGAGCttcaagagcaacaaaaaatctaacaCACTTTACTACTCTAACGAGGCTTACTACCTTGTGCCTAATAGAACTGACCTGCCAGGAAAAGGGTCACGCTTACTAAATCAAATCTACTCCTAATTTGCCCTCTCGTACTACTGCCAACGTCAGAGGCAATATGGATGTATGTACCTTGCTATATGGAAGGTGTTTTTGTTCATCTAATCTTTCTCTTTCGGCATGCAAAGCCTTAGAGACCGAGACGGTCATCATATCATATCATCTCGTCACAAGCACAATTCACATTCAGACCCCCCTTTTCTCCAGACACCTTTAACTGGCCCCCGGGTTATGGTTAGCCCGTACACCTATCTCTTTCTCCCCTCTCGTAAACCCCTTCTTAAAACTAGCCTGCCCTATAATCTATTTATGAGCTCTTCCAGCTGCTCCAGTTGGCTACACATTGCCAGCATCGCGCACTCACCGTTACGCGAGTTCTCACGCCGCAGCTCTCACCTGCCCTCACGTAACGGTGCCGTGTCTTGGTTCTTGGTTGGTTTGCCTTCCTGCTTAAATCTCtgtgttattattatcattttttgtttaaatgttttgaaacaGTTTTGCCACTTAGCATGCATTTGCGCGTGCATCGACGCAGGCTCTTTTAGCCATTTTTCTCGCGTGTGTAGCTCTGTGTGTTTTCTTAACTAGCATTACATTGCAGATACACATCTATATATCGAAGAAATATTGTTCATACACACTAGTCGGTTTCATTTATCTTGCATTAACCCACAACGGACAAAATAGGAATCTTAAGCCAATTGGTATATGTTTTATAAAGGGGAGAAATAAAATGATgaagcgcacacacaaactaatTTGCAGTCATATTTGACGTTACATGGTTTAAACGGACAGAAGTTGGttaaaaagaaagggaaaaagataaaaaaaattgaatgcaaaaaaacgaactaaTCTAACATAAAGTCCTGTGCGCTTCTGTCCTGATACTGAACACTTCTCTCAGAAAAtcgttaattgaaaaaaaaaacatctataGTTGGATTTGATTGATgcaaattaatgcaaaaaaatctaTAAGACGAAACGTTTGCCATGATGCAAAGAAATACGGGGGTAAAAGATTATTTCATATGTTAGacaaattgtttgcaaactgTAAAAAACCCTTACGAACAAGTCGAATTGTTGGTGACGAaaactgtgtgtttttttttccttccttttgatTCCATTCTACCACCTTCCAGCGACGATAGACGATCCAAGACTTGAAGGGATACAATTtcgtgtgatttttttaataacattcGTCGTCCTCCATAGCGAAATCGCTCGAAAAGCCTGAGTCCACATAAACcgagctgaaaaaaaaaggaaagataaaTGTGAATGATAAATTTctagaaacatttttaaatatcgcTGATTTCAGGAAGGGAAAAGGTGCATATCGTATGGACCCGCTCTGCCCATGCGGTAAAGTGCACTTATTTATAGCAATAGCACATCATCCTACGGTACCCCGCCAcagaaaatcgatcgaaaaagacatttttctGCTTACATTAGCATAGTTTGTCGTCGCACTAGCGGCTAAGGGCTGGGGCGacaacacacgcatacacataaAATGAATGTTTGAGTTTATTAAGACTCGTTTTGCATGTAAACAAACGTGCGCGAAGCTAAAGTTATGAGGGATGGGCCCAACTTTGCTGTACTTTAGAGGATTTCATTAACCAAAATGAGCGTTTGGTTCGCTGTTGAGCTTACGGAACGAACCTCTTTGCTTGctgaacgatcgatcgatgtgaTCTTGCACTAGAAAGAGGAGAATGAACTCTTCTCGCTAGGGCTTGGTCAACCTTCCTCCTtcttgtttcggtttttcgcGTATGGCTTTCATCGATGTAGAAAACTTGTTGTGGCCGGTTACCACCAACGGTACAAGATTGGTGACATTACAGGGGTTTTCTTGTCAAAGTTAAAATGACGTGAGTAAATTAACTTTCTATTCTATTGGACATGTGAATATGGACACAAAAATGGCCCTATTTGCAAAGTCCCGCACTCAATTAGTGATCCGAATTTCGTTCAGAACCTATTAGATTAGTCTCAGTCCTTTCCTCAGTCCTTCAACGGTACGTTCGAACCGAggatcaaataaaatcacaacgTAGGGGTTTTGTATCTACATTTTACTGTCCATGAGAATGTTAAACTGTACGTTTACTCGTTTTTTCTTGTACAGATTTACATTATATTATTTCGAAAGCAACGCTCAAATTAGCAAAGCAATTTTTAACGCTTGTTCTATTTGTTCTTTGAAAAATCTGCTGAAAAAACTATTTGTTGGAGAACTTGCAAGCTACGCTAGAAAAACGTGGGGGTGACAACGAATGCATCTCACCCTGGTCGGCTAAAAGCATTGGGCTGGGTCGTCTGGTGCCAATCTCATGACGTGACAAGCTCACAGAATATAATTCGCTACagaccaaaaccaaaaagtgttttttaaaGTATAGAATCACCTGATGTGTAAGAGTGAACTGTGTTTTGaattaatatttgatttattccTCAGATTTACTGTAGTAAAAACCAGCTAGTCAGTCGTTcgattaaaataatataaaaattaaataaaaaaataatttggtaGAACcctgtaataaaaaaaatgcaaaatttgcaTGATAATacataatataaaaatacaatatgtaCCCTTCTAAACGATTAATGTAATCTCCAGTAAAAGGATTGAAATTCTAATCTCTTTTACATTTCTCAAGATCAAAAACACCCAGAAGAATCTTCCTAAACCTTCTAAAAATGGTTCCACACCCTAagtacacaacaaaaaagggggaggATTTGTTAAATCAATGCGTTGTCTATAAATAACAAATACTTTACCGACGTGTACCACCGAAAACAAACccacgcgcacacaaacaacaccgAACGCACGCAACGGACTGTTGCTTTTTAAGggtttaaaataaagcaagaAACACCGCACGATTGCATTCCGCTTGTCAAGCTTATCCATGAAACCATGCTTGTGTGTCTGTCGTACTGAGAGAGGTATTATTTTTGCGAAAATCATCTGCTTTTCGCGCGTAACGAACTTCGCTGCAACCTTCGGAGGGTCGGTCGCGGTCGATAaacacttttcttcttttctgccTTATGAAATATGTATATGCGAAAGAGTGGCAGGCGCAAACAGTAATGCGGGACACACCACCGTATTCTACTTCATTTTTCAGCAACAGTTTAATGGCCGGCTATCGTTCATTTATATCGTTCGACGAGCAATGATGATGGTCGGGGCACGGTACATTGCGTGCATTGGCgcgttgttgttttggggGGTTAAATATTCATTCGGTAGTAAATCATATTTCGAGCGAAGAGTTTCTCCGCGTGAAATTTCGCACAACGTTcgttaaaaaatgcaaaataaaatcgcataaattatataaacacCAAAGAAAGCAAATGTTTAACAAAAATTGTCCTCAAACATTCCCTTCATTCCATGGCACAAGCTTCCGATCGAGATGAGCAAAGTTGAAAAGATCACAGAGGATCATTTTTCGCGGGCTTTTTCTATCTGTCCACTCACTAGACCGTGTCCGAACAATTACTCAACCGAATCAAATGAACTTTCAGCGTGCGTGTTGTATATGTTTCACCGAAACAGGtgatcaaaacaacaaaacataaaccaacCAAGATATCAACAAAACGGCGTTCCAAACTAACTTACTTGATCGCACGGCAAGTGAAGAAAACGATGCGCTTCAGCTTCTTGTTGTAGAAGAAGTAGTTGAACGACCACAGGCAGCCCGGCTCACCGAACGGGTCCGAGTTTAGGTCCGGATTGTAGCTGTAGATGTCGCAATCCTTCAGCGAAATCTCGTCCTCGATCGTTGTCCAGAGGGCGTGACGGATCTTGCTGTACTGTTCGCCAGCCACCGGCCCTAGGTTGCCCTCGATCGAGTTCAGCACCCATTGCAGCGATGGCTCCTTGCTGAATTCATGGCTCTGCAAATTGTTGTTGAGgttgagagaaagaaaaaagcagatTGTTTTAGCATTGGTTGTAAGTCAGCCATctgatgaaaatgatgatgatgatgatggcgatttACGGTGAAAAAACGAGAACGAGAAAGAAGGGTTGTGGAATGAAAGATCGCAACGAAGAGGACGTCTGGGGGGGTtgggaaatttattcaaaGTGGATGCTGTGTAACATTTTTCATGGGAATAatcgtacaaacacacaaacactctggCACAGATGCGAGTGCAATAGACGGTAAAGTGTATGGGTATGGGAAGTTcatcttctttgtttttcttcattaatgCTGCACAGCCTTTTTCAACGTTCGATGCACATTGGGGCGGTACAATAATAATTGTTTTCGTTTAGTTATTTCAGTATAAATCTTCCTTTTATCAATATGACTCCAAAATTATTTCATCTGATACCTTCTAGTTGGATAGCTTCTTGCTCCGAGTACCACTAAACGGTTTACAACCAGTTTTAGGTGGATCCATGatttttgcaatatttgcAGGGGTTTACGATCCATTTGAGCCAAAATCTTTATTTCAATTCAATAACGTTACAAATCAAATAATGGATTTAATTTATCACAAACTTAGGTTGAAGTAGTTCActctaaaacaaaaagctaTCCCTAGACAAGGCAATGAATTGACttgaatttcaattatttttggtCCTTGCTTCCTTTTCCAGAAGCTTGTTCATCTGGCCAGCAGAGTATATTGGATAGAAATGTAGAAAGGCTTTTGATTACAAAATTACACAGTATATTATACAGCATTTTTGGATGCTTTGCTTAAAGCGTGGAATCGCCCGTTAGCTTATGTCCTGATCCTCTATCACTGTCCGAAATGGCTAATAGGCGGTGATCAGGAAATGTCCATCAAAATCCAGATTCTATGTTCGTGGAGGGATTTCAAATCTACGAACGCaatttttcgattgttttattgacagttatattttttatttatttttttcaaactttttcgCAATTCGACGACACGATCATGTGTTCGGAAACAATCATTTTCATCCAACAGCATAAAGGGTCTGACAGCAAATTAAGATGTTATTCTTGAATTCTAATTCTTGTAACTTGTAAAACCCTGCACAAGATGCAAGATAAATGAATTCATTTAAGATAAGAGATGACTAACTCACCCTATTGCTTACCAACGCCACAAAAGCGTACGTAATGAAATTTTCGTCTGGTTACACTCTCGAATCCGGTCCGTGTTACAATTTACCAACCAAAAGCCCTCTTTTGTGAACAAACTGGAAGGTATAGCAAAGTGAACCAAACCACCAATGGTCGTGtcgtgctggtggtggtggttgtgaaGATTACATCAGCGCATCCACCGCCGTGCTGTGGTTTTGGTGTGGAATCTTCAGCAACACGATCATAGAAAATGTTGCCCATAGCAACGGCGAGGAGAGCAAATGTAGCATAGAGGCTCCCGTGTATGCAGTAACCAGCCCTTGTTAAGGTATTCAAGTCCGAAGTATGCGTAGGAACAAGCGCATAAGGGTCGATAACCAGTTTGTGGCCAGAGCGGTtgtaaaaaggtaaacaaaggCGGAAAAATATGGCTGTAACACCGGGCCCGTTGTTTGTAAGAGATGCCGATGAAGAATAAGCGTTCCGTTTTCTTGCAAAGAAAAATCGTTTTACCGTGagaaaaaacgaacacaaaactactgaaacaaaataatatcgACCCAGCAATAATGTGACGCAAATAACGACACGGTCTCTTCTCgtacgaaacaaacacaactaTAAATATAGCAGCATGACCCATCGTCAGCAATCCGGCCTTGCACGGCCACCATCCTCCGCATCCAAGGATTCGTCGAGCAATTCGTTTCCCGCCCGAATGGACAAGACAAGAGCAGAAAACCGAAATGTTTACcaataaaaatctcaaacaaaTGCTGTTTCAAGAGATTTTTCCCCACCGTGTGTAGTGAGAAAGAGgtgttttgtatgtgtatTGCAGGGTTTAACAGGCTTGAGCACAGATTACAACATTTTTAGCTACGCTGTTTCAATTGATAACACAGTTTccgtttattttaaaacttcgTCGGACAGTTTTTCCATACCTCTTGACGGTGAGTTTATGGATTGGATTTTCTTTactaaatgatttaaaattcaagTGTTTTGATATATTCATCGTAAGTGCTATGAAACTTGAAgta encodes the following:
- the LOC126565333 gene encoding repressor of RNA polymerase III transcription MAF1 homolog; protein product: MKLLESTRFEAVNNKLHIQTGDSTIYGRIESYSCKMAGNDKALYKRFTSEQAPTDLQALSPPQTLQDMSPQILRSSLSGDEGVTLCDTISRKTLFYLIATLNAAFEPDYDFSEARSHEFSKEPSLQWVLNSIEGNLGPVAGEQYSKIRHALWTTIEDEISLKDCDIYSYNPDLNSDPFGEPGCLWSFNYFFYNKKLKRIVFFTCRAINSVYVDSGFSSDFAMEDDECY